The following proteins come from a genomic window of Coffea arabica cultivar ET-39 chromosome 11c, Coffea Arabica ET-39 HiFi, whole genome shotgun sequence:
- the LOC113716401 gene encoding pentatricopeptide repeat-containing protein At1g05600 isoform X3: protein MNIRWPRLLTPTQLSQIIKSQKNPLKALQIFREAKCRYPGYRHNGPVYNTIISILGNSGRIAEMKEVICQMRDDSCECRDSVFAGAIRTYSKAGLLGEAIALFRSLPQFNCVNWTESFNTLLEIMVKESKLETAHLLFVENFSSWEVKSRTQSLNLLINALCQLNRSDLALNVFQEMYYQCCNPDRETYRILMRGLCQDGRLNEATHLLYSMFWRISQRGSSRDVAIYRILLDTLCDNGEVEEAVNILGKVLRKGLKAPKRYHKHLDLSECYSGGRADITSMKVLINEALIRGGVPNTDGYITMANDLYSEGKINGGDKVLSEMQDRGFRPSSLVFEAKVAALCRDGRFDDAVAVLEREMVEKNCVPSVKLYNAVIKGLSEGRKSTFAIRYLERMSRQIGCGPDHETYTLLVDGLCNDGSSYNAIMWLEELISEAKIPELSTWNSLVSSVCSESVCTQTFSDTLKLLVDSS from the exons ATGAATATAAGATGGCCAAGGCTTCTAACACCCACACAGCTCTCACAAATTATAAAGAGCCAGAAAAACCCTTTAAAGGCTCTTCAAATATTTAGAGAGGCAAAATGCAGATACCCTGGTTATCGTCACAATGGGCCGGTCTATAATACAATTATCAGCATCCTTGGAAACTCAGGCAGGATAGCTGAGATGAAGGAAGTGATCTGCCAAATGAGAGATGACTCTTGTGAATGTCGAGATTCAGTTTTTGCTGGTGCCATCCGAACTTATTCAAAGGCCGGTCTTTTAGGTGAAGCCATTGCACTATTTAGAAGCCTTCCCCAATTCAACTGTGTGAACTGGACAGAATCTTTTAATACACTTTTGGAGATAATGGTGAAAGAATCTAAGTTAGAGACTGCTCATCTCCTCTTCGTGGAGAATTTTTCTAGCTGGGAAGTGAAGTCTAGGACCCAATCTCTGAATTTGCTTATAAATGCTTTGTGTCAGTTGAATCGTTCTGATCTTGCTCTAAATGTTTTCCAAGAAATGTATTACCAATGCTGCAATCCTGACAGGGAAACTTATAGGATTCTCATGAGGGGTCTCTGTCAAGATGGGAGGCTCAATGAAGCTACGCATTTGCTGTACTCAATGTTCTGGAGGATATCTCAAAGGGGTAGCAGCAGAGATGTTGCTATATACAGAATTCTCTTGGATACTCTTTGTGATAATGGAGAGGTTGAGGAGGCAGTAAATATTCTTGGTAAAGTTTTAAGAAAGGGACTTAAGGCCCCAAAACGATACCACAAGCATCTGGATCTTAGCGAATGTTATTCTGGTGGCAGAGCTGATATTACAAGCATGAAGGTTTTGATAAATGAAGCTTTGATTAGAGGTGGAGTTCCAAATACAGATGGTTACATAACAATGGCCAATGACCTATACTCTGAAGGAAAGATTAATGGAGGTGATAAAGTACTAAGTGAAATGCAGGACAGAGGCTTCAGACCATCATCACTGGTCTTTGAAGCTAAGGTCGCTGCATTATGTAGAGATGGTAGATTTGATGATGCAGTAGCAGTACTTGAAAGAGAAATGGTGGAGAAAAATTGCGTTCCATCTGTGAAGCTATACAATGCTGTAATAAAAGGTCTTTCTGAAGGACGAAAATCTACGTTTGCCATCAGGTACTTAGAGAGGATGTCCAGGCAGATTGGTTGTGGACCTGACCATGAGACATATACTCTCTTAGTAGATGGCCTTTGTAATGATG GAAGTTCTTATAATGCCATCATGTGGTTGGAGGAGTTAATCAGTGAAGCAAAAATACCAGAACTTTCTACATGGAATTCATTGGTGTCTTCGGTTTGTTCTGAATCTGTTTGTACTCAGACTTTCTCTGACACACTGAAATTACTGGTAGATTCTTCTTGA
- the LOC113716401 gene encoding pentatricopeptide repeat-containing protein At1g05600 isoform X1: protein MNIRWPRLLTPTQLSQIIKSQKNPLKALQIFREAKCRYPGYRHNGPVYNTIISILGNSGRIAEMKEVICQMRDDSCECRDSVFAGAIRTYSKAGLLGEAIALFRSLPQFNCVNWTESFNTLLEIMVKESKLETAHLLFVENFSSWEVKSRTQSLNLLINALCQLNRSDLALNVFQEMYYQCCNPDRETYRILMRGLCQDGRLNEATHLLYSMFWRISQRGSSRDVAIYRILLDTLCDNGEVEEAVNILGKVLRKGLKAPKRYHKHLDLSECYSGGRADITSMKVLINEALIRGGVPNTDGYITMANDLYSEGKINGGDKVLSEMQDRGFRPSSLVFEAKVAALCRDGRFDDAVAVLEREMVEKNCVPSVKLYNAVIKGLSEGRKSTFAIRYLERMSRQIGCGPDHETYTLLVDGLCNDGKYVEASNIVEEMSNNSFRPRNETYNKLIQGLCLTGSSYNAIMWLEELISEAKIPELSTWNSLVSSVCSESVCTQTFSDTLKLLVDSS, encoded by the coding sequence ATGAATATAAGATGGCCAAGGCTTCTAACACCCACACAGCTCTCACAAATTATAAAGAGCCAGAAAAACCCTTTAAAGGCTCTTCAAATATTTAGAGAGGCAAAATGCAGATACCCTGGTTATCGTCACAATGGGCCGGTCTATAATACAATTATCAGCATCCTTGGAAACTCAGGCAGGATAGCTGAGATGAAGGAAGTGATCTGCCAAATGAGAGATGACTCTTGTGAATGTCGAGATTCAGTTTTTGCTGGTGCCATCCGAACTTATTCAAAGGCCGGTCTTTTAGGTGAAGCCATTGCACTATTTAGAAGCCTTCCCCAATTCAACTGTGTGAACTGGACAGAATCTTTTAATACACTTTTGGAGATAATGGTGAAAGAATCTAAGTTAGAGACTGCTCATCTCCTCTTCGTGGAGAATTTTTCTAGCTGGGAAGTGAAGTCTAGGACCCAATCTCTGAATTTGCTTATAAATGCTTTGTGTCAGTTGAATCGTTCTGATCTTGCTCTAAATGTTTTCCAAGAAATGTATTACCAATGCTGCAATCCTGACAGGGAAACTTATAGGATTCTCATGAGGGGTCTCTGTCAAGATGGGAGGCTCAATGAAGCTACGCATTTGCTGTACTCAATGTTCTGGAGGATATCTCAAAGGGGTAGCAGCAGAGATGTTGCTATATACAGAATTCTCTTGGATACTCTTTGTGATAATGGAGAGGTTGAGGAGGCAGTAAATATTCTTGGTAAAGTTTTAAGAAAGGGACTTAAGGCCCCAAAACGATACCACAAGCATCTGGATCTTAGCGAATGTTATTCTGGTGGCAGAGCTGATATTACAAGCATGAAGGTTTTGATAAATGAAGCTTTGATTAGAGGTGGAGTTCCAAATACAGATGGTTACATAACAATGGCCAATGACCTATACTCTGAAGGAAAGATTAATGGAGGTGATAAAGTACTAAGTGAAATGCAGGACAGAGGCTTCAGACCATCATCACTGGTCTTTGAAGCTAAGGTCGCTGCATTATGTAGAGATGGTAGATTTGATGATGCAGTAGCAGTACTTGAAAGAGAAATGGTGGAGAAAAATTGCGTTCCATCTGTGAAGCTATACAATGCTGTAATAAAAGGTCTTTCTGAAGGACGAAAATCTACGTTTGCCATCAGGTACTTAGAGAGGATGTCCAGGCAGATTGGTTGTGGACCTGACCATGAGACATATACTCTCTTAGTAGATGGCCTTTGTAATGATGGTAAATATGTTGAAGCAAGTAATATAGTCGAGGAAATGTCAAATAACTCTTTTCGGCCCAGAAATGAAACTTACAATAAACTCATCCAAGGTCTTTGTTTGACAGGAAGTTCTTATAATGCCATCATGTGGTTGGAGGAGTTAATCAGTGAAGCAAAAATACCAGAACTTTCTACATGGAATTCATTGGTGTCTTCGGTTTGTTCTGAATCTGTTTGTACTCAGACTTTCTCTGACACACTGAAATTACTGGTAGATTCTTCTTGA
- the LOC113716401 gene encoding pentatricopeptide repeat-containing protein At1g05600 isoform X2: MNIRWPRLLTPTQLSQIIKSQKNPLKALQIFREAKCRYPGYRHNGPVYNTIISILGNSGRIAEMKEVICQMRDDSCECRDSVFAGAIRTYSKAGLLGEAIALFRSLPQFNCVNWTESFNTLLEIMVKESKLETAHLLFVENFSSWEVKSRTQSLNLLINALCQLNRSDLALNVFQEMYYQCCNPDRETYRILMRGLCQDGRLNEATHLLYSMFWRISQRGSSRDVAIYRILLDTLCDNGEVEEAVNILGKVLRKGLKAPKRYHKHLDLSECYSGGRADITSMKVLINEALIRGGVPNTDGYITMANDLYSEGKINGGDKVLSEMQDRGFRPSSLVFEAKVAALCRDGRFDDAVAVLEREMVEKNCVPSVKLYNAVIKGLSEGRKSTFAIRYLERMSRQIGCGPDHETYTLLVDGLCNDGKYVEASNIVEEMSNNSFRPRNETYNKLIQGLCLTGSSYNAIMWLEELISEAKIPELSTWNSLVSSSSLDATL, translated from the exons ATGAATATAAGATGGCCAAGGCTTCTAACACCCACACAGCTCTCACAAATTATAAAGAGCCAGAAAAACCCTTTAAAGGCTCTTCAAATATTTAGAGAGGCAAAATGCAGATACCCTGGTTATCGTCACAATGGGCCGGTCTATAATACAATTATCAGCATCCTTGGAAACTCAGGCAGGATAGCTGAGATGAAGGAAGTGATCTGCCAAATGAGAGATGACTCTTGTGAATGTCGAGATTCAGTTTTTGCTGGTGCCATCCGAACTTATTCAAAGGCCGGTCTTTTAGGTGAAGCCATTGCACTATTTAGAAGCCTTCCCCAATTCAACTGTGTGAACTGGACAGAATCTTTTAATACACTTTTGGAGATAATGGTGAAAGAATCTAAGTTAGAGACTGCTCATCTCCTCTTCGTGGAGAATTTTTCTAGCTGGGAAGTGAAGTCTAGGACCCAATCTCTGAATTTGCTTATAAATGCTTTGTGTCAGTTGAATCGTTCTGATCTTGCTCTAAATGTTTTCCAAGAAATGTATTACCAATGCTGCAATCCTGACAGGGAAACTTATAGGATTCTCATGAGGGGTCTCTGTCAAGATGGGAGGCTCAATGAAGCTACGCATTTGCTGTACTCAATGTTCTGGAGGATATCTCAAAGGGGTAGCAGCAGAGATGTTGCTATATACAGAATTCTCTTGGATACTCTTTGTGATAATGGAGAGGTTGAGGAGGCAGTAAATATTCTTGGTAAAGTTTTAAGAAAGGGACTTAAGGCCCCAAAACGATACCACAAGCATCTGGATCTTAGCGAATGTTATTCTGGTGGCAGAGCTGATATTACAAGCATGAAGGTTTTGATAAATGAAGCTTTGATTAGAGGTGGAGTTCCAAATACAGATGGTTACATAACAATGGCCAATGACCTATACTCTGAAGGAAAGATTAATGGAGGTGATAAAGTACTAAGTGAAATGCAGGACAGAGGCTTCAGACCATCATCACTGGTCTTTGAAGCTAAGGTCGCTGCATTATGTAGAGATGGTAGATTTGATGATGCAGTAGCAGTACTTGAAAGAGAAATGGTGGAGAAAAATTGCGTTCCATCTGTGAAGCTATACAATGCTGTAATAAAAGGTCTTTCTGAAGGACGAAAATCTACGTTTGCCATCAGGTACTTAGAGAGGATGTCCAGGCAGATTGGTTGTGGACCTGACCATGAGACATATACTCTCTTAGTAGATGGCCTTTGTAATGATGGTAAATATGTTGAAGCAAGTAATATAGTCGAGGAAATGTCAAATAACTCTTTTCGGCCCAGAAATGAAACTTACAATAAACTCATCCAAGGTCTTTGTTTGACAGGAAGTTCTTATAATGCCATCATGTGGTTGGAGGAGTTAATCAGTGAAGCAAAAATACCAGAACTTTCTACATGGAATTCATTGGTGTCTTCG AGTTCACTGGATGCTACTTTGTGA
- the LOC113716401 gene encoding pentatricopeptide repeat-containing protein At1g05600 isoform X4 — protein MNIRWPRLLTPTQLSQIIKSQKNPLKALQIFREAKCRYPGYRHNGPVYNTIISILGNSGRIAEMKEVICQMRDDSCECRDSVFAGAIRTYSKAGLLGEAIALFRSLPQFNCVNWTESFNTLLEIMVKESKLETAHLLFVENFSSWEVKSRTQSLNLLINALCQLNRSDLALNVFQEMYYQCCNPDRETYRILMRGLCQDGRLNEATHLLYSMFWRISQRGSSRDVAIYRILLDTLCDNGEVEEAVNILGKVLRKGLKAPKRYHKHLDLSECYSGGRADITSMKVLINEALIRGGVPNTDGYITMANDLYSEGKINGGDKVLSEMQDRGFRPSSLVFEAKVAALCRDGRFDDAVAVLEREMVEKNCVPSVKLYNAVIKGLSEGRKSTFAIRKFL, from the exons ATGAATATAAGATGGCCAAGGCTTCTAACACCCACACAGCTCTCACAAATTATAAAGAGCCAGAAAAACCCTTTAAAGGCTCTTCAAATATTTAGAGAGGCAAAATGCAGATACCCTGGTTATCGTCACAATGGGCCGGTCTATAATACAATTATCAGCATCCTTGGAAACTCAGGCAGGATAGCTGAGATGAAGGAAGTGATCTGCCAAATGAGAGATGACTCTTGTGAATGTCGAGATTCAGTTTTTGCTGGTGCCATCCGAACTTATTCAAAGGCCGGTCTTTTAGGTGAAGCCATTGCACTATTTAGAAGCCTTCCCCAATTCAACTGTGTGAACTGGACAGAATCTTTTAATACACTTTTGGAGATAATGGTGAAAGAATCTAAGTTAGAGACTGCTCATCTCCTCTTCGTGGAGAATTTTTCTAGCTGGGAAGTGAAGTCTAGGACCCAATCTCTGAATTTGCTTATAAATGCTTTGTGTCAGTTGAATCGTTCTGATCTTGCTCTAAATGTTTTCCAAGAAATGTATTACCAATGCTGCAATCCTGACAGGGAAACTTATAGGATTCTCATGAGGGGTCTCTGTCAAGATGGGAGGCTCAATGAAGCTACGCATTTGCTGTACTCAATGTTCTGGAGGATATCTCAAAGGGGTAGCAGCAGAGATGTTGCTATATACAGAATTCTCTTGGATACTCTTTGTGATAATGGAGAGGTTGAGGAGGCAGTAAATATTCTTGGTAAAGTTTTAAGAAAGGGACTTAAGGCCCCAAAACGATACCACAAGCATCTGGATCTTAGCGAATGTTATTCTGGTGGCAGAGCTGATATTACAAGCATGAAGGTTTTGATAAATGAAGCTTTGATTAGAGGTGGAGTTCCAAATACAGATGGTTACATAACAATGGCCAATGACCTATACTCTGAAGGAAAGATTAATGGAGGTGATAAAGTACTAAGTGAAATGCAGGACAGAGGCTTCAGACCATCATCACTGGTCTTTGAAGCTAAGGTCGCTGCATTATGTAGAGATGGTAGATTTGATGATGCAGTAGCAGTACTTGAAAGAGAAATGGTGGAGAAAAATTGCGTTCCATCTGTGAAGCTATACAATGCTGTAATAAAAGGTCTTTCTGAAGGACGAAAATCTACGTTTGCCATCAG GAAGTTCTTATAA